The following proteins are encoded in a genomic region of Garra rufa chromosome 22, GarRuf1.0, whole genome shotgun sequence:
- the rpl38 gene encoding large ribosomal subunit protein eL38, with the protein MPRKIEEIKDFLLTARRKDAKSVKIKKNKDNVKFKVRCSRFLYTLVITDKEKAEKLKQSLPPGLAVKELK; encoded by the exons ATG CCACGCAAAATTGAAGAAATCAAAGATTTCCTGCTTACAGCAAGGAGGAAGGATGCCAAGT CTGTCAAAATCAAGAAGAACAAGGACAATGTGAAATTCAAGGTCCGCTGCAGCAGATTCCTGTACACATTGGTCATCACAGACAAGGAGAAGGCTGAGAAGCTCAAGCAGTCACTGCCACCAG GTCTGGCTGTGAAGGAGCTGAAGTAG